One region of Tamandua tetradactyla isolate mTamTet1 chromosome 6, mTamTet1.pri, whole genome shotgun sequence genomic DNA includes:
- the EBAG9 gene encoding receptor-binding cancer antigen expressed on SiSo cells isoform X1: MSFFLSVQWVWILAMAITQFRLFKVCTCLATVFSFLKRLICRSGRGRKLSGDQITLPTTVDYSSVPKQTDVEEWTSWDEDAPTSIKIEGGNGNVATQNALEQLEPDYFKDMTPTIRKTQKIVIKKKEPLNFAIPDGSTGFSSRLAATQDMPFIHQSPELGDLDTWQENTNAWEEEEDAAWQAEEVLRQQKIADREKRAAEQQRKKMEKEAQRLMKKEQNKIGVKLS; the protein is encoded by the exons GTTTGGATTCTCGCCATGGCCATCACACAGTTCCGGTTATTTAAAGTTTGTACTTGTCTAGCAACAGTATTTTCATTCCTAAAGAGATTAATATGCAG aTCTGGCAGAGGACGGAAATTAAGTGGAGACCAAATAACTTTGCCCACTACAGTTGATTATTCATCAGTTCCTAagcag ACAGATGTTGAAGAGTGGACTTCCTGGGATGAAGATGCACCCACCAGTATAAAGATTGAAGGAGGAAATGGGAATGTGGCAACACAAAATGCTTTGGAACAACTGGAACCTGACTATTTTAAGGACATGACACCAACTATAAGGAAGACTCAGAAA ATTGTTATTAAGAAGAAAGAACCATTAAATTTTGCCATCCCAGATGGTAGCACAGGTTTCTCGAGTAGATTAGCAGCTACTCAAGATATGCCTTTTATTCATCAATCT CCTGAATTAGGTGACTTAGATACATGGCAAGAAAATACCAATGCTTGGGAGGAAGAAGAAGATGCAGCCTGGCAAGCAGAAGAAGTTCTGAG GCAGCAGAAAATAGCAGACCGAGAAAAGAGAGCAGCAGAACAGcagaggaagaaaatggaaaaggaagccCAGCGGCTAATGaagaaggaacaaaacaaaattggTGTGAAACTTTCATAA
- the EBAG9 gene encoding receptor-binding cancer antigen expressed on SiSo cells isoform X2 has translation MAITQFRLFKVCTCLATVFSFLKRLICRSGRGRKLSGDQITLPTTVDYSSVPKQTDVEEWTSWDEDAPTSIKIEGGNGNVATQNALEQLEPDYFKDMTPTIRKTQKIVIKKKEPLNFAIPDGSTGFSSRLAATQDMPFIHQSPELGDLDTWQENTNAWEEEEDAAWQAEEVLRQQKIADREKRAAEQQRKKMEKEAQRLMKKEQNKIGVKLS, from the exons ATGGCCATCACACAGTTCCGGTTATTTAAAGTTTGTACTTGTCTAGCAACAGTATTTTCATTCCTAAAGAGATTAATATGCAG aTCTGGCAGAGGACGGAAATTAAGTGGAGACCAAATAACTTTGCCCACTACAGTTGATTATTCATCAGTTCCTAagcag ACAGATGTTGAAGAGTGGACTTCCTGGGATGAAGATGCACCCACCAGTATAAAGATTGAAGGAGGAAATGGGAATGTGGCAACACAAAATGCTTTGGAACAACTGGAACCTGACTATTTTAAGGACATGACACCAACTATAAGGAAGACTCAGAAA ATTGTTATTAAGAAGAAAGAACCATTAAATTTTGCCATCCCAGATGGTAGCACAGGTTTCTCGAGTAGATTAGCAGCTACTCAAGATATGCCTTTTATTCATCAATCT CCTGAATTAGGTGACTTAGATACATGGCAAGAAAATACCAATGCTTGGGAGGAAGAAGAAGATGCAGCCTGGCAAGCAGAAGAAGTTCTGAG GCAGCAGAAAATAGCAGACCGAGAAAAGAGAGCAGCAGAACAGcagaggaagaaaatggaaaaggaagccCAGCGGCTAATGaagaaggaacaaaacaaaattggTGTGAAACTTTCATAA